A part of Ptychodera flava strain L36383 chromosome 11, AS_Pfla_20210202, whole genome shotgun sequence genomic DNA contains:
- the LOC139144053 gene encoding arylsulfatase B-like, producing the protein MDLKILVVVSFLQFPAVFCKDRQPHILFILADDLGYYDIGYHGSRIQTPVLDKLANQGIKLENYYVQPICTPTRSQLMSGRYQIHTGMQHKVIFPSQPLCLPIDEVTIADKLKEAGYATHMVGKWHLGHYREDCLPTKRGFDTFFGFYNCAVDYKTYEKDSYHHFANGTSVRLLGRDLWRNDEEFVAPKYTGQHRTKVFANEAQKVIRNHDSDKPLFLYLSFGAVHVPLEAPYKYEEMYRDVEDYDRRLVLTLATMMDEAVGNVTSTLRETGLWDNTIVIFSSDNGGATSHGGSNWPLRGGKKAYYEGGIKVAGFISSPLLPPNLHGSTNRELIHVSDWFPTLVHLARGNLDGTKPLDGYNQWDTIRHQNPSPRKEILINIDPMIECEKCKKDSHWQSTKFDVHLNAGLIVGSWKLLTGHQDHAYWSSPSEVPDLQSKIASHSLDMMVSLYNIKSDPTEQTDLAERMPGIVHRMLEKLADYNSGAVPPYYPENEIEADPSRHGGAWGPWAY; encoded by the exons ATGGACCTAAAGATTTTAGTAGTGGTGAGTTTTCTACAGTTTCCGGCAGTTTTTTGCAAAGATAGGCAACCTCACATTCTGTTCATCTTGGCTGACGATCTCGGCTACTATGATATTGGTTACCATGGCTCTCGGATCCAGACGCCGGTTTTAGATAAATTGGCAAATCAAGGAATTAAGTTGGAAAACTACTACGTTCAACCGATATGTACCCCTACGAGAAGCCAGTTGATGTCTGGTCGCTATCAG ATACACACTGGAATGCAGCATAAAGTCATATTCCCCTCACAGCCATTGTGTCTGCCAATTGATGAAGTCACCATCGCTGATAAACTCAAAGAAGCTGGTTATGCTACTCATATGGTTGGGAAATGGCATCTTGGACATTACAGAGAAGACTGCCTGCCAACCAAGAGGGGCTTCGACACTTTTTTTG GGTTTTACAATTGTGCAGTCGACTACAAAACATACGAGAAGGACAGTTATCATCATTTTGCAAACGGTACTTCGGTGCGCTTGCTTGGGAGAGATCTATGGAGAAATGACGAGGAGTTCGTTGCCCCGAAGTATACAGGACAACACAGAACTAAAGTGTTTGCAAACGAGGCTCAGAAAGTGATTCGAAACCATGACTCAGACAAG CCTCTATTCCTATATTTGTCCTTTGGAGCCGTCCACGTTCCTTTAGAAGCTCCATACAAATACGAAGAGATGTACAGGGATGTAGAGGACTATGATAGGCGTCTAGTTCTTACTCTTGCAACCATGATGGACGAAGCTGTTGGAAATGTCACGTCGACACTGAGAGAAACAGGGCTGTGGGACAATACCATAGTAATATTCTCCTCAG ATAATGGCGGGGCAACTAGCCACGGTGGCAGCAACTGGCCATTGAGAGGAGGCAAAAAGGCGTACTATGAAGGAGGAATTAAAGTTGCCGGTTTTATTTCCAGTCCTTTACTACCACCTAACCTACATGGATCCACAAACAGGGAGTTAATACACGTCAGTGACTGGTTCCCTACATTAGTTCACCTCGCTAGGGGTAACCTCGATGGTACTAAACCTTTAGATGGATATAACCAATGGGATACAATTAG GCATCAAAATCCATCTCCACGAAAGGAAATCCTCATTAACATAGACCCGATGATAGAGTGTGAGAAATGTAAAAAGGATAGCCACTGGCAGAGTACAAAATTCGATGTTCATCTGAATGCTGGTCTTATTGTCGGTTCGTGGAAATTACTGACCGGCCACCAAG ATCATGCCTATTGGAGCTCACCGTCGGAGGTTCCAGACCTGCAAAGCAAAATAGCCTCCCACTCATTGGACATGATGGTTTCCTTGTACAACATCAAATCTGACCCGACAGAACAGACGGATTTAGCGGAACGTATGCCTGGCATTGTACATCGCATGTTGGAAAAGCTTGCCGATTACAATAGCGGCGCGGTGCCCCCATATTATcctgaaaatgaaatagaaGCTGATCCCTCAAGACATGGCGGTGCTTGGGGTCCATGGGCATACTAA